One Amorphoplanes digitatis genomic window carries:
- a CDS encoding GAF domain-containing sensor histidine kinase, producing MTDLLDRVRGWVTREPSLPAVLDRVAGALTGALAADGCLVFLVDDDGDLVLGAGHPAPGEPGLRLPRGFGVTGRVAADGIPVVLVDDQPRNPRHRELLGLGAGDPVSRLCVPARVPDGGCVAVLAVFSRRRRAFGADEVDTAQAVADLVALRVHLSALAEAVDGYRNLRDRAVADTVFLQEAERRRIAGDLHDGVTQAIASLSFRLSAARTALRDGDIGDVARQVDAAASLADLAFGETRSAITGLSSPILDDLGLPAGLASLARNVPNLPIRVDAQDLSLPDHVTTSLFRVAQEAIHNIVRHADASRAVVRLGRHGRTALLTVTDDGRGFEPAAGESCRVHPGGAPRGLRGMAERVRLLGGELRVRSRRDEGTTIEVRIPDVL from the coding sequence ATGACGGATCTTCTCGACCGCGTTCGCGGCTGGGTGACCCGCGAGCCGTCGCTGCCGGCGGTGCTCGACCGGGTGGCCGGCGCGCTGACCGGGGCGCTGGCGGCCGACGGATGCCTGGTGTTCCTCGTGGACGACGACGGCGACCTGGTGCTCGGCGCCGGCCACCCCGCGCCCGGCGAGCCCGGGCTTCGGCTTCCGCGCGGCTTCGGGGTGACCGGGCGGGTGGCCGCCGACGGGATCCCGGTCGTCCTGGTCGACGACCAGCCGCGCAACCCGCGCCACCGGGAGCTGCTGGGGCTCGGCGCCGGCGACCCGGTGTCGCGACTGTGCGTGCCCGCCCGGGTGCCGGACGGCGGATGCGTGGCCGTCCTGGCGGTGTTCAGCAGGCGGCGGCGCGCGTTCGGCGCCGACGAGGTCGACACGGCGCAGGCGGTGGCGGACCTCGTCGCGCTGCGGGTACACCTGTCCGCGCTGGCCGAGGCCGTCGACGGGTACCGGAACCTGCGTGACCGAGCGGTCGCGGACACGGTGTTCCTCCAGGAGGCCGAGCGCCGCCGGATCGCCGGTGATCTCCACGACGGGGTCACGCAGGCCATCGCCAGCCTCAGCTTCCGCCTGTCGGCCGCGAGGACGGCCCTGCGCGACGGCGACATCGGCGACGTCGCGAGGCAGGTCGACGCGGCGGCGTCGCTGGCCGATCTCGCCTTCGGCGAGACCCGCAGCGCCATCACCGGGCTCAGCAGCCCGATCCTCGACGACCTCGGCCTGCCGGCGGGCCTGGCCAGCCTGGCCCGCAACGTGCCCAACCTGCCGATCCGGGTCGACGCGCAGGACCTGTCGCTGCCGGACCACGTCACCACCTCGCTGTTCCGGGTGGCGCAGGAGGCGATCCACAACATCGTCCGGCACGCGGACGCCAGCCGCGCCGTGGTCCGGCTGGGCCGGCACGGGCGCACGGCCCTGCTGACCGTCACCGACGACGGGCGCGGCTTCGAGCCGGCGGCGGGGGAGTCGTGCCGGGTGCACCCCGGCGGCGCTCCGCGCGGCCTGCGCGGCATGGCCGAGCGGGTGCGCCTGCTGGGCGGCGAGCTCCGGGTCCGCTCCCGGCGCGACGAGGGGACCACGATCGAGGTACGGATTCCCGACGTCCTCTGA
- a CDS encoding HAD-IA family hydrolase, whose translation MKASMPRPLRAVIFDVDGTLAETERDGHRQAFNQAFRDHGLPFHWDVAEYGRLLAVTGGRYRLAWYLAEQGLSDPAGAARVLHRTKTAHFAAWLRAGPLFPRPGVHELLAGLRDSGVPVAIATTGRREWVSILLKRLFDDIGFAAVVTGDDVAELKPDPEAYLRALSRLDVEAREAVAVEDSPPGLAAATAAGITCLVVASEYHLDMPFPGAAAVLPGFLATDLPDAGLSGVFADGVTADALRWLHSAAQGRGAR comes from the coding sequence GTGAAGGCTTCCATGCCGCGCCCGCTGCGCGCGGTGATCTTCGACGTCGACGGCACCCTCGCGGAGACCGAGCGCGACGGGCACCGCCAGGCGTTCAATCAGGCGTTCCGCGACCACGGGCTGCCGTTCCACTGGGACGTGGCCGAGTACGGCCGGCTGCTTGCCGTGACCGGCGGCCGGTACCGGCTGGCGTGGTACCTCGCGGAGCAGGGCCTGAGCGACCCGGCCGGTGCGGCGCGGGTCCTGCACCGGACCAAGACCGCGCACTTCGCCGCCTGGCTGCGCGCCGGCCCGCTGTTCCCGCGCCCCGGCGTGCACGAGCTGCTGGCCGGGCTCCGCGACAGCGGCGTGCCCGTCGCGATCGCCACGACCGGCCGCCGGGAGTGGGTGAGCATCCTGCTCAAGCGACTGTTCGACGACATCGGGTTCGCCGCCGTCGTCACCGGGGACGACGTGGCGGAGCTCAAGCCGGACCCGGAGGCCTATCTGCGGGCCCTGTCCCGCCTGGACGTCGAGGCCCGGGAGGCCGTCGCCGTCGAGGACTCCCCGCCCGGGCTGGCCGCCGCGACCGCCGCGGGGATCACCTGCCTGGTGGTGGCCTCGGAGTACCACCTGGACATGCCGTTCCCGGGCGCCGCGGCGGTCCTGCCGGGCTTCCTGGCGACGGACCTGCCCGACGCGGGCCTGTCCGGCGTCTTCGCCGACGGGGTCACCGCGGACGCGCTGCGGTGGCTGCACTCGGCGGCTCAGGGCCGGGGCGCGCGCTGA
- a CDS encoding response regulator, translated as MSSPHPPDRTPIRVLLVDDHEMVLQGLRAMLARFPGEVEVVGSAGDEAGAVRAVTAHRPDVVLCDIRLRRDSGLDVCRAMRAAEPATRVVFLTVYDDEQHLYQALRAGASGYLLKRIDGHELLRHLENVQLGDIVIDPGLAGRVATAAAHLRHGEFWPGARLGLTQRESEVLALLVGGLSNKAIAARLVVSDDTVKTHLRGLYRKLEVNDRGSAVAVALRECLFR; from the coding sequence ATGAGCAGCCCGCACCCGCCCGACCGGACGCCGATCCGGGTGCTGCTCGTCGACGACCACGAGATGGTGTTGCAGGGGCTGCGGGCCATGCTGGCCCGGTTCCCGGGCGAGGTCGAGGTGGTCGGCTCGGCCGGCGACGAGGCCGGGGCGGTTCGGGCCGTCACCGCGCACCGGCCCGACGTGGTGCTCTGCGACATCCGGCTGCGCCGCGACAGCGGCCTGGACGTGTGCCGCGCGATGCGGGCCGCGGAGCCGGCCACCCGGGTCGTCTTCCTCACCGTCTACGACGACGAGCAGCACCTTTACCAGGCGCTGCGCGCCGGCGCCTCGGGCTACCTGCTCAAGCGGATCGACGGCCACGAGCTGCTGCGTCACCTCGAGAACGTTCAGCTCGGCGACATCGTCATCGACCCCGGACTGGCCGGGCGGGTGGCGACGGCCGCCGCGCACCTGCGCCACGGCGAGTTCTGGCCCGGCGCCCGGCTGGGCCTGACCCAGCGCGAGAGCGAGGTACTGGCGCTGCTCGTCGGCGGCCTGTCCAACAAGGCCATCGCGGCGCGCCTGGTGGTCAGCGACGACACCGTCAAGACGCACCTCCGCGGCCTGTACCGCAAGCTCGAGGTCAACGACCGCGGCTCGGCCGTCGCCGTCGCGCTGCGCGAATGCCTCTTCCGATGA
- a CDS encoding NAD-dependent epimerase/dehydratase family protein: MTWIVTGGAGFIGAHVVHLLSRRHEVVVFDNLSTGRLDRLPGHVAVVKGSVTSPDDLDTLFGRYPAAGVVHLAACKTAPEFPRDARHYWPDNVDGVRNLVAAMTRAGVGRLLFASSAAVYGDTGRRRVRERHRLRPVNPYGVTKVEGERIISAYGGALRSLALRQFNVVGAGSHPYAADTGPTGLLPAVFRALTDGPELVVRGHDYPTRDGSAVRDYVHVEDVARAYLRGVELLSDPRPWSPRRRRAVNVGSGERTSVLDLVRIAGRVAGAEVPFRSGARRAGDAAEVVADLGRARRMSIGPRSSLTEAVASAWESWRRHR, translated from the coding sequence TTGACCTGGATCGTGACCGGCGGGGCCGGGTTCATCGGCGCGCACGTCGTCCACCTGCTGAGCCGACGGCACGAGGTGGTGGTCTTCGACAACCTCTCCACCGGCCGCCTCGACCGCCTGCCCGGCCACGTCGCCGTGGTCAAGGGCTCGGTGACCAGCCCGGACGACCTCGACACGCTGTTCGGGCGGTACCCGGCCGCCGGCGTCGTCCACCTCGCCGCGTGCAAGACGGCGCCGGAGTTCCCGCGCGACGCCCGGCACTACTGGCCCGACAACGTCGACGGCGTCCGCAACCTCGTCGCGGCGATGACCCGGGCCGGCGTCGGGCGGCTGCTGTTCGCCTCGTCCGCGGCGGTGTACGGCGACACCGGCCGGCGCCGGGTCCGGGAGCGGCACCGGCTCAGGCCGGTGAACCCGTACGGCGTCACCAAGGTCGAGGGCGAGCGGATCATCTCGGCGTACGGCGGCGCGCTGCGGTCGCTGGCGCTGCGGCAGTTCAACGTCGTCGGCGCCGGCTCACACCCGTACGCGGCGGACACCGGGCCGACCGGGCTGCTCCCGGCGGTCTTCCGCGCGCTGACCGACGGGCCGGAACTGGTGGTGCGGGGCCACGACTACCCGACCCGCGACGGCAGCGCGGTCCGCGACTACGTACACGTCGAGGACGTCGCCCGGGCCTACCTGCGCGGCGTCGAGCTCCTGTCGGACCCGCGACCGTGGTCGCCGCGGCGGCGCCGCGCCGTGAACGTGGGCAGCGGCGAGCGGACCTCCGTCCTCGACCTCGTCCGGATCGCCGGCCGGGTGGCCGGCGCCGAGGTGCCGTTCCGCTCCGGCGCCCGCCGCGCCGGCGACGCCGCGGAGGTGGTCGCCGACCTGGGCCGCGCCCGGCGGATGAGCATCGGACCGCGCAGCTCGCTGACCGAGGCGGTCGCCTCGGCCTGGGAGTCCTGGCGGAGGCACCGCTAG
- a CDS encoding phosphoribulokinase, producing the protein MTAARAAGGPVGARPVMLAVGGDSGSGKTTLARGLAEAIGPRRCTSICVDDYHRYDRAQRSALRLTALSPQANHLDIMEQHLQLLAIGQPILKPVYDHRRGTFARPEYLRPRPFVIVEGLFPLFSKLSRACFDVTVFVDPPEELRHRWKIRRDTTGRGYTEAEVRRELARREPDSAAYIRPQRRFADIVVRFAPAQDGSDPPGAPSTAELLLRPTVQHPPLASLLADGAGAAMDLGVVRDDDGNAVDRLRVHGRAAPEDARLPARALWEVVGRGREIPRGLGRLADGAHSEPLAITQEMLLFHLMQEVYQR; encoded by the coding sequence ATGACCGCGGCGCGCGCCGCCGGCGGGCCTGTCGGCGCGCGCCCGGTCATGCTGGCGGTCGGCGGCGACAGCGGCTCGGGCAAGACCACGCTGGCGCGGGGGCTCGCCGAGGCGATCGGCCCGCGCCGCTGCACCTCGATCTGCGTGGACGACTACCACCGGTACGACCGGGCGCAGCGCTCGGCGTTGCGGCTGACCGCGCTGTCGCCGCAGGCCAACCACCTCGACATCATGGAACAGCACCTCCAGCTGCTCGCCATCGGCCAGCCGATCCTCAAGCCGGTCTACGACCACCGCCGCGGCACCTTCGCCCGGCCCGAATACCTGCGGCCGCGCCCGTTCGTCATCGTCGAGGGCCTGTTCCCGCTCTTCTCGAAGCTGTCGCGGGCCTGCTTCGACGTCACCGTCTTCGTCGACCCGCCGGAGGAGCTCCGGCACCGGTGGAAGATCCGCCGCGACACCACCGGCCGGGGCTACACCGAGGCCGAGGTGCGCCGCGAGCTCGCCCGCCGCGAGCCGGACTCGGCCGCGTACATCCGCCCGCAGCGCCGCTTCGCCGACATCGTCGTGCGGTTCGCGCCGGCACAGGACGGCTCCGACCCGCCGGGCGCGCCCTCCACCGCCGAGCTGCTGCTGCGCCCGACGGTGCAGCACCCGCCGCTGGCGAGCCTGCTCGCCGACGGCGCCGGCGCGGCAATGGACCTGGGCGTCGTCCGGGACGACGACGGCAACGCCGTCGACCGCCTCCGGGTGCACGGGCGCGCCGCACCCGAGGACGCCCGGCTGCCGGCCAGGGCGCTCTGGGAGGTGGTCGGCCGGGGCCGGGAGATTCCCCGCGGGCTCGGCCGGCTCGCCGACGGCGCGCACAGCGAGCCGCTCGCGATCACCCAGGAGATGCTGCTGTTCCACCTCATGCAGGAGGTGTACCAACGGTGA